One window of Vitis riparia cultivar Riparia Gloire de Montpellier isolate 1030 chromosome 5, EGFV_Vit.rip_1.0, whole genome shotgun sequence genomic DNA carries:
- the LOC117914523 gene encoding proline-rich 33 kDa extensin-related protein-like gives MSPTYLLVLFLGVVVLTTPSLADYPKPPPIKKPPPEHKPPMEKPPPEHKSPTKPPKGEKPLPEHKPPTPIGKPPKGEKPLPEHKPPTPVGKPPKGEKPPHYGHNPGHPPVESKEDSYKPPHKIEPPSAPKKPQAPEKKPPTPPHKPPHKPPSPSHPN, from the coding sequence ATGTCTCCCACATACTTGCTAGTGTTGTTCCTTGGAGTGGTGGTTCTCACCACCCCATCTCTTGCTGATTACCCCAAGCCCCCTCCAATCAAGAAGCCACCACCGGAGCACAAGCCTCCGATGGAGAAGCCACCTCCAGAACACAAGTCACCCACTAAACCTCCCAAGGGAGAGAAACCACTTCCAGAACACAAGCCACCAACCCCAATTGGTAAACCTCCCAAGGGAGAGAAACCACTTCCTGAACACAAGCCACCAACCCCAGTTGGTAAGCCACCTAAGGGAGAGAAGCCACCACATTATGGTCACAACCCTGGCCACCCTCCTGTCGAGAGTAAAGAAGACTCGTACAAGCCGCCTCATAAGATTGAGCCTCCTTCAGCTCCGAAAAAGCCACAAGCTCCTGAAAAGAAGCCACCAACTCCGCCCCACAAGCCACCGCACAAACCTCCATCTCCCTCCCATCCCAACTGA